A genomic window from Planococcus rifietoensis includes:
- a CDS encoding DUF3886 domain-containing protein, translated as MAKDKLNDNGLFSEEQLMKLKATKKELVKDKQKLEEEKEAQRQFERKEREKNLSFAELLERHGDSGTKY; from the coding sequence ATGGCGAAAGACAAACTCAACGACAACGGCCTTTTTTCGGAAGAGCAGCTAATGAAGCTGAAGGCCACAAAAAAAGAATTAGTGAAAGACAAGCAGAAGCTTGAAGAAGAAAAAGAAGCGCAGCGGCAGTTTGAACGCAAAGAGCGCGAAAAGAACCTATCGTTTGCCGAATTGCTCGAGCGGCATGGAGATTCAGGAACTAAATATTAA
- a CDS encoding acetyl-CoA C-acetyltransferase gives MSQEIVIASAVRTAVGSFQGTLKDVPATDLGAIVIKEALSRAGVAGDQVSEVIMGNVLQAGLGQNPARQASIKAGLPETVPAMTINKVCGSGLKSIHLAYQAIFAGDADIVVAGGMENMSRAPYLLEGARDGYRMGDQKVVDSMVHDGLTCAFNDYHMGVTAENLCDRYEISREEQDRFAARSQARASAAIEGGRFDEEIVAVEIPQRKGDPVVFTTDEYVKASSTEEKLAKLRPAFKKDGSVTAGNASGINDGAAAVIVMTKEKADELGIEPLAVISANGNAGVDPAVMGIGPVQAVKNALKKANMTLGDIDLIEANEAFAAQSIAVDRELKFDHEKLNVNGGAIAIGHPIGASGTRIFVTLLHEMKKRDAKTGLATLCIGGGQGVATIVKRP, from the coding sequence ATGTCACAAGAAATCGTAATTGCAAGCGCTGTCAGAACGGCGGTCGGTTCTTTCCAGGGTACGCTGAAAGATGTGCCGGCGACAGATCTCGGAGCCATCGTTATCAAAGAAGCTTTATCGCGCGCAGGGGTAGCGGGCGATCAAGTATCGGAAGTCATCATGGGCAATGTCCTGCAAGCAGGGCTCGGGCAAAATCCGGCGCGCCAGGCTTCCATCAAAGCAGGGCTTCCGGAGACGGTGCCGGCGATGACCATCAATAAAGTATGCGGATCCGGCTTGAAATCGATCCATTTGGCGTATCAGGCGATTTTTGCAGGTGATGCCGATATCGTGGTGGCAGGCGGCATGGAGAATATGAGCCGTGCCCCATATCTATTAGAAGGCGCAAGAGACGGCTACCGCATGGGCGACCAGAAAGTGGTCGACAGCATGGTCCATGACGGCTTGACGTGTGCATTCAACGATTATCATATGGGCGTGACAGCCGAAAACCTATGTGACCGCTACGAGATTTCGCGCGAAGAACAAGATCGTTTTGCGGCTCGTTCACAAGCACGGGCATCCGCGGCAATCGAAGGCGGACGTTTTGACGAGGAAATCGTGGCTGTAGAAATCCCTCAGCGCAAAGGCGATCCGGTCGTCTTTACTACGGATGAATACGTGAAAGCTTCTTCAACCGAAGAGAAGCTTGCGAAACTGCGCCCGGCGTTCAAGAAAGACGGCTCAGTCACAGCCGGAAACGCATCCGGTATTAACGACGGTGCGGCAGCAGTGATCGTCATGACGAAAGAAAAAGCCGACGAACTGGGCATCGAACCACTCGCGGTCATTTCTGCGAACGGCAACGCAGGCGTCGATCCTGCTGTCATGGGCATCGGTCCTGTACAAGCGGTGAAAAATGCTTTGAAGAAAGCCAATATGACACTTGGCGACATCGATTTGATCGAAGCGAACGAGGCATTTGCGGCGCAATCAATTGCAGTTGACCGTGAACTGAAGTTTGACCACGAAAAATTGAATGTCAACGGTGGCGCCATCGCGATCGGTCACCCCATCGGCGCGAGTGGTACACGGATTTTCGTGACGCTTCTCCACGAAATGAAAAAACGCGACGCCAAGACAGGCCTTGCGACACTTTGCATCGGTGGCGGACAAGGGGTGGCAACGATCGTAAAACGCCCATAA
- a CDS encoding hydroxymethylglutaryl-CoA lyase, producing MFSLPKTATIIEVGPRDGLQNEARTVNTEDKLDFIKALQEAGLKEMELTSFVSPKWVPQMADARDIVAGAQKIGRQMVLTPNERGITSALEAGADSIAVFVGVTNSFNEKNINKTTAESMETLQPLIKKAKQDGIFVRACISTAFYCPFEGKIDPQRTIDLCRQFVDWGVDELSVADTIGLANPQESHELFSRLKEQFPEVLIAAHFHDTRRMALANAYAALIAGVDRFDASAGGLGGCPFAPGATGNVATEDLVHMFHRMGVDTGVDLEKLYEAISLIEPHVSNPLHTGMYTLYKNRK from the coding sequence ATGTTTAGTTTACCAAAAACAGCTACGATTATCGAGGTTGGGCCGCGCGATGGCCTGCAAAATGAAGCCAGGACCGTCAACACCGAAGACAAATTGGATTTTATCAAGGCCTTGCAGGAAGCAGGATTAAAGGAAATGGAGTTGACTTCGTTTGTGTCGCCGAAATGGGTACCGCAAATGGCCGATGCACGGGATATTGTTGCCGGCGCACAAAAGATCGGCCGCCAAATGGTCCTGACGCCGAATGAACGCGGCATCACATCTGCCTTGGAGGCCGGGGCCGATTCGATCGCTGTCTTTGTCGGGGTTACCAATTCATTCAATGAAAAAAACATCAACAAGACGACGGCTGAGTCGATGGAAACATTACAACCATTGATTAAAAAAGCGAAACAAGACGGCATCTTCGTGCGCGCCTGTATTTCAACAGCGTTCTACTGCCCGTTTGAAGGAAAAATCGATCCGCAGCGAACGATTGATTTATGCCGCCAATTCGTCGATTGGGGAGTCGATGAATTGAGCGTCGCCGATACGATCGGCCTGGCGAACCCGCAAGAAAGCCATGAGTTGTTCAGCCGATTGAAAGAGCAATTTCCGGAAGTGCTGATTGCGGCGCATTTCCACGACACGAGACGCATGGCGCTGGCCAATGCCTATGCAGCACTTATTGCCGGAGTCGACCGGTTCGACGCATCTGCCGGCGGGCTTGGCGGCTGCCCATTTGCACCGGGTGCTACCGGCAATGTCGCGACCGAAGATTTGGTCCATATGTTCCACCGCATGGGTGTCGACACCGGGGTCGATCTCGAGAAACTTTACGAAGCGATTTCGCTCATTGAACCGCATGTATCGAATCCGCTGCATACAGGGATGTATACGTTGTACAAAAACAGAAAATGA
- a CDS encoding alpha/beta hydrolase produces the protein MKKRLLMTTAIVSSTLTASFAALGFAASNRLMYVKNKDASLILERETNAKRYDEAWYANAKKSEQWIESANGYPIKAIFLEPHTTNRYVIICHGVTESKVNSFKYARMFERLGFNSVVYDHRRHGESGGKTTSFGHYEKLDLQAVVKALQLHVGPSLFFGIHGESMGAATTLLYAGMEDSADFYISDCAYSDISEQILHVMRTTTPMRTSLALRLANVFLKLRDGYSITTVSPREVVKKIAKPVLFIHSLPDEFVLPKMTKELFELKQGAKQLKLFDEGEHAQSFNKNPEEYEETVADFLMAHGLLAPKPAADVSQISS, from the coding sequence GTGAAAAAGCGACTATTGATGACTACAGCCATCGTCTCGAGCACATTGACTGCTTCTTTTGCCGCATTGGGTTTTGCCGCAAGCAACCGTCTGATGTATGTAAAGAATAAAGACGCCTCTTTGATTTTGGAACGGGAAACGAACGCCAAACGCTATGATGAAGCTTGGTATGCCAACGCCAAAAAAAGCGAACAATGGATCGAATCCGCTAACGGCTATCCGATCAAAGCGATTTTCCTGGAGCCGCACACCACAAACCGTTACGTCATCATTTGCCATGGCGTCACCGAAAGCAAAGTGAACTCGTTTAAATATGCGCGCATGTTCGAACGCCTCGGGTTCAACTCTGTCGTCTATGACCACCGCCGGCACGGCGAATCGGGCGGCAAGACGACGAGCTTCGGGCATTATGAAAAGCTGGATTTGCAAGCAGTTGTAAAGGCCTTACAACTCCATGTCGGGCCATCTTTGTTCTTTGGCATCCACGGGGAATCGATGGGCGCCGCGACGACGCTATTATATGCCGGAATGGAGGACTCGGCGGATTTTTACATCTCCGACTGTGCCTATTCCGATATCAGCGAACAGATTCTGCACGTCATGCGCACGACGACGCCGATGCGCACTTCTTTGGCGCTTCGCCTTGCCAATGTATTCCTGAAGCTGCGCGACGGCTATTCCATTACCACCGTATCACCCCGGGAAGTCGTAAAAAAGATTGCAAAGCCCGTGCTGTTCATCCATAGCCTGCCGGATGAATTCGTCTTGCCGAAAATGACGAAAGAATTATTCGAATTGAAACAAGGCGCCAAACAGCTGAAATTGTTTGATGAAGGCGAGCATGCCCAATCATTCAATAAAAATCCGGAAGAATACGAAGAGACGGTTGCAGATTTCCTGATGGCCCACGGTTTATTGGCACCCAAACCTGCTGCTGATGTTTCACAGATTTCCAGCTGA
- a CDS encoding YneF family protein, translating to MDTWIWIVIVIVALLAGVALGFFIARRYMMKYLQDNPPINEEMLRIMMMQMGQKPSQKKINQMMAQMNKASTKPGKK from the coding sequence ATGGATACATGGATCTGGATTGTTATCGTAATTGTGGCTTTACTCGCAGGTGTTGCACTTGGATTCTTTATCGCTCGCCGATACATGATGAAATATTTGCAGGACAACCCACCGATCAACGAAGAGATGCTGCGGATTATGATGATGCAAATGGGTCAAAAACCATCTCAAAAGAAAATCAACCAAATGATGGCTCAAATGAACAAAGCCTCGACAAAACCGGGCAAAAAATAA
- a CDS encoding PstS family phosphate ABC transporter substrate-binding protein, protein MFVVLAIMLAVWPLYQAYLDSIPAVSAEVDIYSYIPFQEDSKLNVLEEEPELQFEGDLPRLDGATALYPIYAAAAEMMYPEDWYEPSASEVMVNTTPFAYSNLFEGEVDAIFAAAPSQGQLKTADAKGLELTLTPIGKEAFVFFVHADNPVESLSSEDLRMIYSGEITDWSSVGGDAEEIRAFQRPEDSGSQTTLLQFMGEVPVMEAPRENIEEGMGGIIDQVAEYKNHKNALGFTFRFYGEEMAGNKVIRYLAIDGIVPSVNAIRNDEYPLTSEFYIVTTQHSSPEALELAEWFTSSQGQRLVEKAGYVLLNSSGE, encoded by the coding sequence GTGTTCGTTGTTCTTGCCATCATGCTCGCCGTTTGGCCGCTTTACCAAGCTTATTTGGATTCCATCCCTGCCGTTTCGGCTGAAGTGGACATCTATTCATATATACCGTTTCAAGAAGACTCCAAGTTGAATGTGTTGGAGGAGGAGCCCGAACTCCAGTTTGAAGGGGATTTGCCAAGGCTTGACGGAGCGACCGCGCTTTACCCAATATATGCAGCCGCTGCAGAAATGATGTATCCAGAAGATTGGTATGAACCATCAGCTAGTGAAGTGATGGTCAATACCACGCCTTTTGCTTATTCCAATTTGTTCGAAGGAGAGGTGGATGCAATTTTTGCCGCTGCGCCATCACAGGGGCAGTTGAAAACAGCAGATGCCAAGGGGCTCGAGCTTACACTGACGCCGATCGGGAAAGAGGCGTTCGTCTTTTTCGTCCATGCAGACAACCCGGTCGAGTCATTGAGTTCTGAAGATCTTCGCATGATCTATAGCGGCGAAATCACCGATTGGTCTTCAGTTGGTGGAGATGCTGAAGAGATCAGGGCTTTCCAGCGCCCTGAAGACAGCGGCAGCCAAACAACGCTGCTTCAGTTCATGGGCGAGGTGCCGGTGATGGAGGCTCCCCGTGAAAACATAGAAGAAGGCATGGGCGGCATCATCGATCAGGTGGCAGAATATAAAAATCACAAAAATGCGCTCGGTTTTACATTCCGTTTCTACGGGGAGGAAATGGCCGGCAATAAAGTGATTCGATACTTGGCTATCGATGGCATTGTGCCGTCAGTTAACGCCATTCGAAATGATGAATATCCACTAACTTCGGAGTTTTATATCGTCACCACGCAGCATAGCAGCCCGGAAGCCTTGGAACTGGCAGAATGGTTCACTTCCAGTCAAGGGCAGCGCTTGGTCGAAAAAGCGGGATATGTGCTCTTGAATTCGTCTGGCGAGTGA
- the tkt gene encoding transketolase: MSNHADQLAVNTIRTLSIDAIEKANSGHPGLPMGAAPMAYTLWTKHMNHNPNNPDWFNRDRFVLSAGHGSMLLYSLLHLSGYGLPMEEIKNFRQWDSKTPGHPEYKHTVGVEATTGPLGQGIGMAVGMAMAERHLAATYNKDGLDIIDHHTFALCGDGDLMEGVAGEAISLAGHLKLDKLVVLYDSNDISLDGDLSMSFSENIQKRFESYGWNYLRVDNGNDMDDLSEKIAEAKKSTDKPTLVEVKTVIGYGSPNKSGKADSHGAPLGEDEMKLTKEYYKWTFDQDFHVPEEVYETFKEATESLGAKAETAWNELYKQYEEQHPELASQLQAAIRGDLPADFDSQFPQYEVGKKQATRASSGDMVNAIAKTVPSFFGGSADLAGSNKTNIKDGGDFDAEHPEARNIWFGVREFAMGAALNGMALHGGLHVFGGTFFVFSDYVRPAIRLGALMGLPVTYVFTHDSVAVGEDGPTHEPIEQLASLRAMPNLGIIRPADANETKAAWRLALTSKDKPTLLVLSRQNLPVLETTGEKAEEGVEKGAYVVSPADDAQALLLATGSEVSLAVEAQKQLKEQGISVSVVSMPSWDRFEQQDKEYKESVLPKNITKRLAIEMGSSFGWDRYTGFEGDILAIDHFGASAPGEKIMEEFGFTPENVASKVKQLING; the protein is encoded by the coding sequence ATGTCAAACCATGCAGATCAACTTGCAGTAAATACCATTCGAACACTTTCCATCGATGCGATTGAAAAAGCCAATTCCGGACACCCGGGACTTCCAATGGGCGCCGCTCCAATGGCGTATACACTCTGGACAAAACATATGAACCATAACCCGAACAACCCAGACTGGTTCAACCGCGACCGTTTCGTCCTGTCAGCAGGACACGGCTCCATGCTTCTTTACAGCTTGCTTCATTTAAGCGGATACGGATTGCCGATGGAGGAAATCAAAAACTTCCGCCAATGGGATTCGAAGACGCCAGGACATCCTGAATACAAGCACACAGTCGGTGTCGAAGCGACAACTGGGCCGCTTGGCCAAGGGATCGGCATGGCAGTCGGCATGGCAATGGCAGAACGCCATTTGGCAGCTACATACAATAAAGATGGCCTCGACATCATCGACCACCACACGTTCGCTCTTTGCGGAGACGGGGATTTGATGGAAGGGGTTGCCGGAGAAGCGATTTCGCTTGCAGGGCACTTGAAACTGGATAAATTGGTCGTTTTGTATGACAGCAACGACATTTCACTCGACGGCGATTTGTCGATGAGTTTCTCAGAGAACATCCAGAAGCGTTTCGAGTCATACGGCTGGAACTATCTCCGTGTGGATAACGGCAACGATATGGACGATTTGTCTGAAAAAATCGCTGAAGCGAAAAAATCTACGGACAAACCGACATTGGTGGAAGTCAAGACGGTCATCGGCTATGGTTCCCCGAACAAATCCGGTAAAGCGGATTCGCACGGTGCACCACTTGGCGAAGATGAAATGAAATTGACGAAAGAATATTATAAATGGACGTTCGATCAAGATTTCCATGTTCCGGAAGAAGTTTACGAAACCTTCAAAGAAGCGACAGAATCACTAGGCGCTAAAGCGGAAACAGCTTGGAACGAATTGTACAAGCAGTACGAAGAGCAGCATCCTGAACTTGCTTCCCAGCTGCAAGCAGCGATCCGCGGTGACTTGCCGGCTGATTTCGACTCACAGTTCCCACAATACGAAGTCGGCAAAAAACAAGCGACGCGTGCATCATCCGGTGATATGGTCAATGCCATCGCTAAGACGGTTCCTTCGTTCTTCGGCGGCAGCGCTGACCTTGCTGGTTCGAACAAAACCAATATCAAAGACGGCGGCGACTTCGATGCTGAGCATCCAGAAGCCCGCAATATCTGGTTCGGCGTTCGTGAATTCGCAATGGGTGCTGCACTTAACGGCATGGCGCTTCACGGCGGCTTGCATGTCTTCGGTGGTACGTTCTTCGTGTTCAGTGACTACGTCCGCCCAGCGATCCGCCTAGGCGCATTGATGGGGCTTCCAGTTACCTACGTGTTCACGCATGATAGCGTAGCGGTTGGAGAAGACGGCCCGACACATGAACCAATCGAACAGCTTGCATCACTTCGCGCAATGCCAAACTTGGGCATTATCCGCCCAGCCGATGCGAACGAAACAAAAGCGGCATGGCGCTTGGCGCTCACGTCTAAAGACAAGCCGACCTTGCTCGTATTGTCCCGCCAAAACTTGCCAGTCCTTGAAACGACAGGTGAAAAAGCGGAAGAAGGCGTCGAAAAAGGCGCTTACGTCGTGTCTCCAGCTGATGACGCACAAGCCTTGCTTCTAGCGACTGGATCTGAAGTCAGCCTAGCAGTAGAAGCACAGAAACAATTAAAAGAACAAGGCATCTCGGTGTCTGTTGTGTCGATGCCATCATGGGATCGTTTCGAACAGCAGGATAAAGAGTACAAAGAATCCGTCTTGCCGAAAAACATCACAAAACGCCTCGCCATCGAAATGGGCTCCTCATTCGGTTGGGACCGCTACACTGGATTTGAAGGCGATATCCTCGCGATCGATCACTTTGGTGCAAGTGCCCCTGGTGAGAAAATCATGGAAGAATTCGGTTTCACGCCTGAAAACGTTGCATCCAAAGTGAAGCAATTGATCAACGGGTAA
- a CDS encoding DUF896 domain-containing protein → MLSPDKIGRINELSKKSKRDGLSQEEAKEQSALRQEYLQSFRKSMRGTIENVTVIDPEGKDVTPDKIKNKRENKYLN, encoded by the coding sequence ATGCTATCTCCAGATAAGATCGGACGCATCAATGAACTGTCCAAAAAGTCCAAGCGCGACGGGCTGTCGCAAGAAGAAGCAAAAGAACAATCGGCGCTGCGCCAGGAATACTTGCAAAGTTTCCGCAAGTCGATGCGTGGAACGATTGAAAATGTCACCGTCATCGATCCGGAAGGAAAAGACGTAACGCCAGACAAAATTAAAAATAAACGGGAGAATAAGTATTTGAATTAA
- a CDS encoding YneB family resolvase-like protein, giving the protein MKKKALVYCRVSTTKDEQETSLERQEEELLSFAFEQGYLVEDVYSDQHSGYEMDREGLLEMLNQVKSQKVDAVFIQDETRLGRGHARIALLHVMKKHEVDVYTLSDHGPIALNDMDDMVLEILAIVEEYQRKIHNAKIKRGMKRAVENGYKPERNLKGKGNPDGRERLDLPVDQIVSLKASGLTFHEIAVTLQGFGYQASKATVHRRFREYQQMKES; this is encoded by the coding sequence ATGAAGAAAAAAGCTTTAGTTTACTGCCGTGTCAGTACCACTAAAGACGAGCAGGAAACTTCGCTCGAACGGCAGGAAGAAGAATTGCTGTCGTTTGCATTCGAGCAAGGCTACCTGGTGGAAGATGTATACAGTGACCAGCACAGCGGATATGAAATGGATCGTGAAGGGCTTCTCGAGATGCTCAATCAAGTGAAGAGCCAAAAGGTCGATGCCGTGTTCATCCAAGATGAGACGCGCCTTGGCAGAGGGCATGCACGTATCGCTTTATTGCATGTCATGAAAAAACATGAGGTCGATGTCTATACGCTATCGGATCATGGCCCGATCGCCTTGAACGATATGGATGACATGGTCCTTGAAATTTTGGCCATCGTGGAAGAATACCAGCGCAAAATCCACAATGCCAAGATCAAACGGGGCATGAAGCGTGCGGTGGAGAATGGCTATAAGCCCGAGCGCAATTTAAAAGGAAAAGGCAATCCGGACGGCCGTGAGCGACTGGATCTTCCGGTAGATCAGATCGTCAGCCTAAAAGCGAGCGGCTTGACCTTCCATGAAATCGCGGTTACGCTGCAAGGCTTCGGCTACCAAGCAAGCAAAGCGACGGTGCACCGCCGTTTCCGCGAGTACCAGCAAATGAAAGAAAGCTGA
- a CDS encoding cell division suppressor protein YneA — MTFFRRNSYLVFFFSLIVVFTFYTVISHNAEKQQLGELQIEKGDTLWELAESFSGETPHHEWIEEIMEVNNLKTTKIVAGQSLKIPAEQLNFTPDETKYYAGDAE, encoded by the coding sequence ATGACATTCTTTCGACGGAACTCATATTTAGTTTTCTTTTTCTCACTCATAGTAGTGTTTACATTTTACACGGTGATCAGCCATAACGCCGAAAAGCAGCAATTGGGCGAGCTGCAAATTGAAAAAGGTGATACGCTATGGGAGTTAGCTGAATCGTTCAGCGGCGAAACTCCCCATCATGAATGGATAGAAGAGATCATGGAAGTGAATAATTTGAAGACGACGAAAATCGTGGCAGGGCAATCATTGAAGATTCCAGCAGAACAGTTGAACTTCACGCCGGATGAAACTAAATATTATGCAGGTGATGCAGAATGA
- the lexA gene encoding transcriptional repressor LexA: MKKVSKRQEDILNFIKDEVRAKGYPPSVREIGEAVGLASSSTVHGHLARLESKGLIRRDPTKPRAIEIIGSEEALIDKSPVLHVPLIGKVTAGMPITAIENVEEYFPLPQTYGTEEDHIFMLEIMGESMIEAGILNGDYVVVKQQQTADNGDIVVAMTEENEATVKRFFREDNYFRLQPENSSMDPIIVDQVSILGKVVGVYRQIH; this comes from the coding sequence GTGAAAAAAGTATCTAAGCGTCAGGAAGACATCCTGAATTTCATAAAAGATGAAGTCCGTGCAAAAGGCTATCCACCCTCCGTCCGGGAGATTGGCGAAGCGGTCGGCCTTGCATCCAGTTCGACAGTCCACGGCCATCTAGCGAGACTCGAAAGCAAAGGGCTGATCCGCCGCGACCCAACCAAACCAAGAGCCATCGAAATCATCGGCTCAGAAGAAGCGCTCATCGATAAGAGCCCTGTCCTCCATGTGCCACTCATCGGTAAAGTCACAGCGGGGATGCCGATCACCGCCATCGAAAACGTCGAAGAATACTTCCCGCTGCCTCAAACTTACGGCACGGAAGAAGACCATATCTTCATGTTGGAAATCATGGGTGAAAGTATGATCGAAGCCGGCATCCTGAATGGCGATTATGTCGTCGTCAAGCAACAGCAGACTGCGGATAATGGGGACATCGTTGTCGCCATGACCGAGGAAAATGAAGCAACCGTTAAACGCTTTTTCCGTGAGGACAATTACTTCCGCTTGCAGCCCGAAAATTCGTCAATGGATCCGATTATTGTCGACCAGGTGAGCATTCTCGGAAAAGTCGTCGGCGTCTACCGCCAAATCCATTAA
- the glnA gene encoding type I glutamate--ammonia ligase: protein MSKYSKEDIIRLVKEEDVNFIRLQFTDILGVIKNVEIPTSQLEKALDNKMMFDGSSIDGFVRIEESDMYLFPDLDTWVVFPWITGKGKVARLICDIYNADGTPFAGDPRTNLKRVLKEMEELGFTHFNLGPEPEFFLFKLDERGEPSLELNDHGGYFDLAPMDLGENCRRDIVLELEEMGFEIEASHHEVAPGQHEIDFKYADAIKACDDIQTFKLVVKTIARKHGLHATFMPKPLFGVNGSGMHMNVSLFKGNENAFLDEDGDLKLSKTAYQFMAGIIEHAKAFTAVTNPTVNSYKRLVPGYEAPCYIAWSGKNRSPLIRIPASRGLSTRVEVRSVDPAANPYLAMAVLLGAGLDGIKRDLTPPKAVDRNIYAMNRKERKEVGIEDLPGTLYAALDELQNDEVMTKALGSHILNNFVEAKEIEWDMFRTSVHPWEREQYLKMY, encoded by the coding sequence ATGAGCAAGTATTCAAAAGAAGACATTATTCGTTTGGTAAAAGAAGAAGACGTCAATTTTATCCGCCTGCAATTCACCGACATTCTCGGCGTTATCAAAAACGTAGAAATCCCAACATCACAGCTTGAAAAAGCACTCGATAACAAAATGATGTTTGATGGATCTTCAATCGACGGCTTTGTCCGCATCGAAGAATCCGATATGTATTTGTTCCCAGATCTTGATACATGGGTTGTATTCCCATGGATTACAGGAAAAGGAAAAGTTGCACGTCTAATCTGCGACATTTACAATGCAGACGGAACGCCATTTGCTGGCGATCCACGCACAAACTTGAAGCGTGTCTTGAAAGAGATGGAAGAACTTGGATTCACTCATTTCAACCTAGGGCCAGAGCCGGAATTCTTCCTGTTCAAACTTGATGAAAGAGGCGAACCGTCTCTTGAGTTGAATGACCACGGCGGCTATTTTGACTTGGCGCCGATGGACCTTGGCGAAAACTGCCGACGCGACATCGTGCTTGAACTGGAAGAAATGGGCTTTGAAATCGAAGCATCCCACCACGAAGTAGCTCCAGGACAGCATGAAATTGACTTTAAATATGCGGATGCCATCAAAGCTTGCGATGATATCCAAACGTTTAAATTGGTTGTTAAGACGATTGCCCGTAAACACGGCCTTCACGCAACATTCATGCCGAAACCATTGTTCGGCGTCAACGGATCAGGCATGCACATGAACGTTTCCTTGTTCAAAGGCAACGAAAATGCTTTCCTAGATGAAGATGGCGATTTGAAGCTGAGCAAAACGGCTTACCAGTTCATGGCAGGCATCATCGAGCACGCGAAAGCATTCACAGCTGTCACAAACCCGACAGTCAACTCGTACAAACGCCTTGTACCAGGTTATGAAGCACCTTGCTACATCGCTTGGTCAGGTAAAAACCGCAGCCCGCTGATCCGCATCCCTGCTTCACGCGGCTTGTCTACACGCGTAGAAGTGCGTTCAGTTGACCCTGCTGCTAACCCTTACTTGGCTATGGCTGTATTGCTAGGCGCAGGACTTGACGGCATCAAGCGTGATTTGACTCCGCCAAAAGCTGTTGACCGCAATATCTATGCAATGAACCGCAAAGAACGCAAAGAAGTCGGCATTGAAGATCTGCCAGGCACATTGTATGCAGCACTTGACGAGTTGCAAAATGATGAAGTCATGACAAAAGCGCTCGGTTCACACATTTTGAATAACTTCGTGGAAGCGAAGGAAATCGAATGGGATATGTTCAGAACAAGCGTGCACCCATGGGAGCGCGAGCAATACTTGAAAATGTATTAA
- a CDS encoding MerR family transcriptional regulator → MTNRVRRTMPILPISIVMQLTDLTARQIRYYEEQKLISPARTEGNKRMFSLNDVDALLEIKDYLEQGLNVAGIRKLYETKEMPLNDQAEPKTLSDAELRSLLREEMKHQARPFSQASQRHGDLSRFFK, encoded by the coding sequence ATGACAAATCGGGTTCGCCGCACCATGCCCATTCTCCCGATCAGCATCGTAATGCAACTGACGGATTTGACAGCACGGCAAATACGCTATTACGAAGAGCAAAAGCTGATCAGTCCGGCCAGGACAGAAGGCAATAAGCGCATGTTTTCATTGAATGATGTCGATGCGCTGCTCGAGATCAAGGATTATCTGGAGCAGGGACTCAATGTTGCGGGCATCAGAAAACTGTACGAAACAAAAGAGATGCCGCTTAACGATCAAGCCGAGCCGAAGACATTGAGCGATGCAGAACTCCGCAGCTTGCTGCGCGAGGAGATGAAGCATCAGGCACGGCCGTTTAGCCAGGCGTCCCAACGACACGGTGATTTATCCCGTTTCTTTAAATAA